The Oryza sativa Japonica Group chromosome 11, ASM3414082v1 DNA window ttcatttgtttttcctgtgttttgcaatcctatgttttacacttcaatttcTGTCAGAATCTtgtattttttctattcctctgttcttttctaccctgcgattcaaaggggcccgtATAGGTAGCAATGCATGGAAATGATTTATTCTCCTCATTCACTCTTTCAAGTTTAATCTGTGGACCGCTCCTGATCCCCAAGAAATGCTACATGTAGACATTGTTTACATATTCTAATATTCAGTTAGGACATGGGACTCTTGAACCATAATTAACCATGTCAATACATCATCGTAACATTGTTAATTTGTGTACTCTTGAATTATGGTAAAGACAATGATCTTGATATTGATTACGGTTAATTTCAGGTAGCTAGCTAGTATCTTTCGGTACTAATTAGCTGTAACTCTTGAGTAAAGGCTGAAATGTTTcgttctattattaaaaaaaaataagtatctTTCGGTATGTTTCGTTCTATTATCTTTCGGTATTGTCATTGTTCATGGTGAACTGAGTGCACTTCTGAGTTTTGAGTCTACATTCAAGAAAGTACTTCTGAGTCTACCATCATGGAGATTATTACATTAATATTTCCAAGCTTAACATTTCCATTTTGTCCTTCTACTGCCTAGAAATGATTTCTTCATCTCTTTCAAGTTAGAACTGCGGACAATCGTAGCAACACAACCAATAATACCACAAATAAAgccatctttatttttttaatgactcACATAAGACAGTGCGAAATTCTATTGATAGAGGGAGAAAAAATTGAAAGGTCgtaactaggaaaaaaaatatatcattaccCACACATCGACAGCGCCAACGCATAGAACTAGgaaaaggctagcaccggaccggccgctAGGCCAAGAAAGAAACACGGCCGAGATCGCCCAAATAAAGCCATCTTCACTTGGTGAAGAGCACGTCCATGTCCTCCAAGCTCCGGCCCCTCGTCTCCGGCAGCCGCACGTACACGAAcacccacgccgccaccgccgcgccagcgTACACGAAGAAGCACCCGGCCATGGTGATGCCGCCGGCGACCGAGATGAACGTCATGCTCAGCACGCCGCACGTCACCCGGTTCACCGCCACGCCGACGCCCGCGCCCTGCGCCCGCAGCCACAGCGGCATGATCTCGCTGCCGTACGACGGCGCCAGCGGCCCGAGCCCCACCGAGAACGCCGCcacgtacgccgccgccgacgccacgcccgccgccgcgcgcgccggggacggcgcgccggcgccgacgcagAGCGTCAGCGCCAGCGAGGCCAGCGCCACGGCCATCCCCGCCGCGCTCCACAgcagcagcgggcggcggccgacgcggtcGGAGAGGAGCGTGGCGACGAGGATGGAGCACGTCTTGACGACGCccacggcgacggtggcggccaGCACGGAGGTGTTCGACGCCATGCCGGCCTGCTTGAACACCAGCGGGCTGTAGAGCACGATGACGTCGATGCCGGACGCTTGCTGGAAGAAGTGGAGGGACAGCACGTTGGTCATGATCCGCCGCACCGTCGGCGTTGGCCGGACGAGCAGCTGCCTCCagacgccgccggccacgccggcCTGCGCCGCGACGGCCCGCGTGATCTCCTCGAGGCGGAGGTCCGCCTCCGCGGGGGTATCCGAGGTGCGCGCGAGCACGGCGCGCGCCTCGGCGTCGCGCCCGCGCATGGCGAGCCACCGGGGCGACTCCGGCATGGCGAGCACGCCCGCGGCGAGGAACACGGGCGGCACGACGCCCGCGGCGAACATGACGCGCCAGCCGAGGCGCAGCGGGAGGCCGGCGAGGGCGTAGTTGGAGACGTAGCTGAGGAGGATCCCGGCGTTGATGAATATCTCCGGCAGGGAGGACAGCACCCCGCGCGAGGACGCCGGGGAGATCTCGACGGCGTACACCGgcgccacgacgacggcgaACCCGACGCCGACGCTGGTGACGAAGCGCGCCGCCATGAGCGCCGCGTAGCTGCCGCCCAGCGACATGGCGAGCGCGCCGGCCATGAGCAGCGCGTTCGCCAGCACGAGcgtgccgcggcggccggcggcgtccgccaccgtgccggcggcgaggatggacGCGAGCATGAACACGTTCATCGACCCGGACAGCACCTCCACCTGCTCGTCGGCGAGCCCCAGGTCCTCCCGGATGAACAGCTCGGCTCCGCTCATCAGCGCGAGATCTACAAGAAACAGCAAGACGACatcaacgacggcgacggcatgaTCGCGTGCCACGACGCGACACTCGAAGCAGCAAGCTCGGAGACGTACTGTAGCCCATGAGGATGGTGGTCATGGAGGCGAGCGTGGCGCAGGCGAACGCGAACGTGTTCCGGCgaggctcgccgccgtgcttcgaggcgaggagcggcgctgccgcgtcgtcgccaccgctcgccatggcgcgtcgcccgccgccgccgatgaggaCAGAACGATCTCTGTCGTACGAAATTCtctacaaaataaaaatcaccAAGATTAACAGCGTATAATATGATCGAAACAACTACTAAGAAGCAGATGTTGTTCTTGTTCCAATCTTCAGGTGGCAGCAGGTGATCAGAATGAACAGCTCTGAAGATGGTGACAAGCATGCAAAGCCAAGTGAGATACGAAGTTTGCAAGATTAGTGGTGAGTTAGTGCCTTAGTGGAGTTGATTAGTCATGAGAATGACAGTGATTATCAGTGAGGGTAGCATGATTAGTAGCTTTCTTTTTGTCAGTTAGCTACCTGGTGAGAATGGCAGTGATTATTACCACCTAACATGAGGGTCCTTCCTGACAAGGACTCCACAAGTGACTTTGTTGCTTCACTTGTTCATGCTGATGAAGTTTCAACCTCTTGTCAAATGTTTCTTTGTTGATCTGAAATATGTGGAGTGACAAATTCACAAATCACATTGTAAGACTAGTAATTCTGTTTACAGTTCTTCAGACATTAGCTGAAATTCAGTATTTCATGACAGTTAATACATATATTATGTGAAAATCTCTTGAAAATAAGATATATCTAATCCATGCCTGATTATGTGAAATAAAAAGAACTGCGGAGAAGTAAAAAGTGTATAGTGTTAAAAGCAAGAATACTCTGAAGAAACTGAACATGATACTCACAAAGGTTTAGAGCAAGTAAACTGCAGTGTTAGATCTGTTGGTTGGTTCTTATCCAAACTAAATAATATTAACCATAGCATAGAGTTCAAGGTGAAACGATCAAATCACTCTCTTTGATATAATAGTGCCTAGTGCTGACGGTGCTTGCTTATGGTTATCTTTTGTTTGTCTGTCAATTAAGCTGATGAGAATGGCAGTGAATCAACATACTTCTTTGCATACAATTTGCTCGCATGAAGATAACAAGATGAGGTCTGCATGTCCAGCAATTCATAATTCCAGACCGACAAAATTCACAAGCACAAGCAGGGACCTTTTCCAACAGCAGATGTTAACTGGAGATGAACGGTATAATATTATACTAATCCATTCAACATTGTAAGACAGGTAATTCTGTTACATTGTACTTCAACTCGATGCTTCAGAAATGTAAATGCATACAAAACACTGACAACACCAAACATTTTAGCTGCCGCTGCCACTTGCATTGGATGCAATGTATCACAAATCTCTTGAATCAGCTCTGTTTTTAGGCCATCCCGCCGCTAGTTGCTGTCCTGATTATCTGAAACAAAGCTGCAGATGCACAAAAATGTATGGTGTTAAAAGCGCAATAATAGCAGAAGAAACATAGCAAGGTGGCCTAGAGAACATCCGAACTGTAAGTTCCATATAGATAGGCAAGAAAGTTGCATGGCTACACAACAGAAGATCAAAACATGACCTACTTGCATGCACTGAAGAGCTAGATTTGTTGGTATAGTATACAACAGAGATAAAAATAACCTAGAATTTGAGTTGTAATAACTAATTAAGAATTCACCAAATCACTCATAAAACACGCACAATAGCAGTCTTAAATTTCTAGTGACATAGCCAGCTCTATTTCATTAGGTTATCATGAATTTGTAGCAGAGTGACACTCAGCATTTTAATTCCTCTAGTATCAATTCAAAACCTAAGAGTGCTTTGTCATGAAGACTTAAAGCTAATGTGATGGAATTCATTTGTCATTATCTTTTGAAAGCAAAAGAAGAGACAATAATAAGCTATGCATCAGCGCATTCTAAAGTAACACAGCACAAGTGTCAGTGAAATAAAATCAACAGAGGATAAAGATAAGGTTGGAAGGCATACATGATCCAATGACCACAAATATGAAGAATCCAAGCACAAGAGGTCCAACTGGATAGTCGTTCCCCTTCTTCACAGTAGTTTCAGGCACTGAACCCCTCTTGGTGATATTCTTCTGGAACTTTGCAGTCTTCCTGTCAGCAAGGCGCCTTGAAGTAGTCTGGTCGTGCAAAACAACCCAACCATTCAGCATACACAAATATTCATACTCAGTTTTCTAACTACTTTACATCTGCCAGGTGTAAAATAAATGGCAGATCCATGTACTAACAAGTTGGAGACCAACTCATGGTCCATCAAAGAAAGAGAAGATCacttttttatagaatttataAGTAGTTAATGGACCTTACTATGCCAAGTCATAATCCAGAAAAGTGCAAAATCTGTATCACATCATGCTCTAACTGAACCAAATGCTGCTCAGCTACCAGTTTAGATATTACTATTCATTACtttaaacatcaaatattcacTATTCTTCCTATATCCGATTTATGCCTAAAAgttgtaaaattaaaataatggaAACCAGAACATTGGTTGCAATGCAGCTtagtgcaaaaaaaaaggtagacATAAAAGTTGGCAAAACTTAACCTTGACCTACACCTCTCCTAAAAGCACAACCTAAACCATGCAACGGCGGTTCAGACACCATTCAGAATATTCCACAAGAAGCACTTTCAACTCCCAAATAGTGTATAAAAACCTACCATGAATCAGATAACAAGTTGCAACTACAGGTTTTTGAAACACGGTTCCTTTCTAGACCAAGTCAACTCTGACTCAGACTGACTCTTTGGattattttagttgttaaaTGTAAAAAAGCCATATTCAATGGGTAGATGCCTCCCTACTTTCCCAGTGAACATTGTTAAAACCACAAGTCAAACATGGATCACCCATATTTTGCTAAAGAACCTATGCAATTTACCTCGCTCTACGTAAGAGGCTAAGACCAATCCTTGATGATACTAACATGCCTAACCATGCTCCTAATGATTACCACTCCAAACTCAAGTACGAAAGCTATTCTGTTATGTAAcctaaaaataatttctaacTGGAGAATCATCGATATCGACACTAGAATACAAGAACATAGaagcttataaattttaaattttaagtattaattatgtcTGTCAGAAACAATCAGAACTAACTACTGCTCTATTTTtcacaaaggaaggatcaattGGAGAAtggaaagaaaatatttgctaATCACTACTCCAATTTAAGACTGattcacaaaaagaaaaaaaaaactgcctaTCTCGACTACAAATCTCAACAAATTCTGTAACCCCAGCAATCAAACATCAACAGAATACCCGAAAAAACCACCAGATCTGGCGAAAGCAACACATCAACCGCACGGATCCGCGAAAGCCAGCATCTCTTTGTACCAAAATTTTTCCTCAACTCGACGATAAAGGCGAGACCCTTTCCTCACCCAGATCCCGATCCGTACCCGCGCCCTTCCACCCAACAGGAGAGGGAGCTACAGTAGTACGCCTCCAAGAGAAGTGTTGAGGGATTCAGGCTCGCTTACCATCTCCGCGGGTCGCGtggcctgccgccgccggtgatctcgccggagaaagagagagagagagagagagttgaagCAGCAGCTGTTGAGGCGTGGTGATTTGGGACAAGCAGAGGGgcttttatagaaaaattcgcgcgctctctccctctctcttctcccgcgTGAACCAACCGTGGGAGGGAGGTGTGGTCCGAGTCCACGACCCCGATCCCTGCACCGGGATGATCCCATCCGTCCAAATCCCCTCGAGATTCGTGCATACAGGCCTCGATTCATGGGCATGGTGCACTGACGAGGTATTAGATTGAGCTGTCAGGTTTTGACTTGGCgtgctcttcctcctcctgtgtCTTCGTTTCCACGATGCCCCCGTTGACTTGTTCACGGCGACGACTttggcacgccacgccgccgaccAGATCCAcgtcgccgcggcgcgccgggCGCGCTCCCGGCGTCGCGATCTGTCGCGGTCGAGCGATCGACCGGCCGTGCACGCGCACGCCAGCGCGCGCACGGCGCACCCGTGACAGCGCCCACGGGCACGCACCCGTGCATGCATCCAGCTCACCTTATCTCGACATGGATAAATCTCTCTAATACAACAATTGAACAACTAACTAATGCAATATCAGTAAAAcagtaaaaaaatactaaaaaaaaacaaggttgGGTGTTTGGCTGATCGATGAGCTGCAGTCaaggtttgaaatttcggtCACCGAAATGCTCATATCTCACCCCCAAACTTTTAGttttttgcaaatttttgtgaatttggtcagaTTTTATTCAAATACATTcaaaatcagtcaaaatttttaaaaaaatcgtacgaaaaaaatctgaaatttcGGTTCTATCGCCCACATGCAGTAGAAATCCTAATTTCGAAACTTCAAACCCTGGCTGCAGTACATACAGGTAAATTTGGTAAAACACTACACAGATCCACTTACCATTTTACCATGGATTCTGAATGTTTTTTGTGTTCACGGTGCAGAGTGCAGAGAGATTGGTTACCAttcatgcatggatggatggatggatcgagctAGCAATGGATCTGGATCACTGATCACACACATGTGAGGTGACAAACATGTTCGTCGGATGATCATttcgtcatcgtcttcgtcatGCCGATCACCATGTCATAGATCTCCTTCAGCATCATCATCTGCCGCGGGTCGTCGCCGTCATTTCTGTCTCTCCCGTTCTgcgccacgtcgtcgtcgtcgacggcggcggcggtggcgcggccggAGCTGCGCGGCATGCTCAGGGCCTCGCGCAGCAGCTCATGCACCTTGGacaccgcggcggcggactcggacgacggcggcgacggcatgcCGCTCAGCGCGTCGAGTATCTTGCACAGCATCGCGTTctgcgtcgtcggcgccgccacgccgccgctgctgctcgccggcggtggcgggacctcctcctgctccgccgccatgggctgcagctgctgctcggCCTCCTTGGCCTTCTCCACCTCGCCGTCGGTGATGGCATCGACAGAGAGGCGAACCTTCTTGTTCGTCATTGCAGTTTCTTGGACATATTCAGAGAGTTGATTGTTGCAGGTTTCATGGGGATCAGTGTTCTGCTGCACCTGTTTTTCGTTTTCAGTGATCTCTGGAGCATCATCTAGCTCAATCTCTGGGAAATATGGAAAATGTCAGTGTGTAATAGctcaaatttaatttaattccATGTCAGATATCAATGACAGTAAGCATATGACACGTTAGAAGATAAACTTTCTGGAATTTCATTCAATCATGAGAAATAGCCATCAAACATATTGTTGTTGATTCCAATGCCCcacatatttttaatttgtaAAAAATTGGCTTCAAAACTGTAGCTGTTCTGACAAGTAAAACAGTATGCATAAAACTAAACTGCAGTGGACAATCAATCAGCTTACAATTGAAGATATGCAATTGCTTTCAattggaaaagttggaaatgtctcctaaaaaaaagttagaaatgaAATCAATTACCCATCACATCAGGATAATTCTATCTGATTATGTGATGATCCTTCtataaataaagaaaaagtaaaGCATAGATTCCGTAACATAGTCAGTGCTAAGAACCAAACACAAGCACTGAGTAAATCAGCATAATAATAAGATGAGAAGACAAAAATTAGTACACATACCTTGGAGCGCCTGAAGCAGAACTTCAGGACCCATCGATTCAGCTTGAACAACCTTCAGTCTTTCGATCAGATCAGTACATTTCTCGAACAATTTCTTCCCTTTCGAATCCTCGCTAACACTGAACACCTCCTGAACATACTCGAGCTCTCGCGCCAACGCATCCGTGCCCCAGATCTTGGCACAATGCTGGAACACATTCCTGACCCACCCCAGCAGCTCAGATGTCCCATGGCAGGCCTTGCAGAAGAACACTGTCACATAGTGGGCAACTCCATCTTCAACCGTAATCACAGTCTTGATCTGCTCCTCACGAATTGCGCAGCCAGCGTGGGTCCAGTGAGAGCAGCCGTCACACCCAATCCAGCGGCATGTGTTGACATCGAAATCGAACCCGTTGCAGACCACACACATGCAGAGGTTGCAGAAGCCTCTCCTGCAGCAGCAGACATCGCAGTCGCACTCCTCAGCTGGGAGAACACTCTGGCAGGAGATGTTCTTGCATCTCTCGTAGGCGAAGATCTCCGCGAGACGGCTCCGTGGCACGCTGACATTTTCGTGCAGATATGCCGGGATCCCCATCTTGAGGGCAACAAACATCTCCAACTGCACATGGTGAGCCGTCAGAAGCGTTGCCGATGTCAGGTCAGGCCTGATTTCGACATGCTTCTGAAGACGAACGAGTTGCTCTACATGGCTCTGATCATCGATGTCCTCCATGAGCAACCGGAGCGCGATCTTGAGTTCTTCCAGCAGCCGCTCTGTCATGGATTTCATTTTGCTGGCAACAATGGCGACGTCGCCTTTGACAACATCCCAGACGGTCAAATCTTCAGGGATCTGAGAATGAAAAATGAGATGCAAATTAGAGGCGTCATCGATGGTGATAAACTACTCATCATCTATTTTCATAGCAATTGCTAGAGAAGAGGCAATGTCTGTGATCTGGAACTGACATTCTGTATGGCAGAATTGTGTCCTGAATATTCAGAACTCAGCAAGGGTTCTTGGTTTTCCAAGGCCGAAGAGCGCGGTGTCTGAAGGCCTATGGAGTCGACCTTTTGTGAAGGTTTCTTCCGACGGAATTTTCGACGGGATGAGGG harbors:
- the LOC107279515 gene encoding polyol transporter 5-like, which translates into the protein MLGGNNHCHSHQRISYDRDRSVLIGGGGRRAMASGGDDAAAPLLASKHGGEPRRNTFAFACATLASMTTILMGYNLALMSGAELFIREDLGLADEQVEVLSGSMNVFMLASILAAGTVADAAGRRGTLVLANALLMAGALAMSLGGSYAALMAARFVTSVGVGFAVVVAPVYAVEISPASSRGVLSSLPEIFINAGILLSYVSNYALAGLPLRLGWRVMFAAGVVPPVFLAAGVLAMPESPRWLAMRGRDAEARAVLARTSDTPAEADLRLEEITRAVAAQAGVAGGVWRQLLVRPTPTVRRIMTNVLSLHFFQQASGIDVIVLYSPLVFKQAGMASNTSVLAATVAVGVVKTCSILVATLLSDRVGRRPLLLWSAAGMAVALASLALTLCVGAGAPSPARAAAGVASAAAYVAAFSVGLGPLAPSYGSEIMPLWLRAQGAGVGVAVNRVTCGVLSMTFISVAGGITMAGCFFVYAGAAVAAWVFVYVRLPETRGRSLEDMDVLFTK
- the LOC136351145 gene encoding uncharacterized protein, which produces MTTSRRLADRKTAKFQKNITKRGSVPETTVKKGNDYPVGPLVLGFFIFVVIGSSLFQIIRTATSGGMA
- the LOC107277428 gene encoding OBERON-like protein yields the protein MAPSSRRKFRRKKPSQKVDSIGLQTPRSSALENQEPLLSSEYSGHNSAIQNIPEDLTVWDVVKGDVAIVASKMKSMTERLLEELKIALRLLMEDIDDQSHVEQLVRLQKHVEIRPDLTSATLLTAHHVQLEMFVALKMGIPAYLHENVSVPRSRLAEIFAYERCKNISCQSVLPAEECDCDVCCCRRGFCNLCMCVVCNGFDFDVNTCRWIGCDGCSHWTHAGCAIREEQIKTVITVEDGVAHYVTVFFCKACHGTSELLGWVRNVFQHCAKIWGTDALARELEYVQEVFSVSEDSKGKKLFEKCTDLIERLKVVQAESMGPEVLLQALQEIELDDAPEITENEKQVQQNTDPHETCNNQLSEYVQETAMTNKKVRLSVDAITDGEVEKAKEAEQQLQPMAAEQEEVPPPPASSSGGVAAPTTQNAMLCKILDALSGMPSPPSSESAAAVSKVHELLREALSMPRSSGRATAAAVDDDDVAQNGRDRNDGDDPRQMMMLKEIYDMVIGMTKTMTK